In Caretta caretta isolate rCarCar2 chromosome 4, rCarCar1.hap1, whole genome shotgun sequence, one genomic interval encodes:
- the UBE2K gene encoding ubiquitin-conjugating enzyme E2 K isoform X4, whose translation MTLRTVLLSLQALLAAAEPDDPQDAVVANQYKQNPEMFKQTARLWAHVYAGAPVSSPEYTKKIENLCAMGFDRNAVIVALSSKSWDVETATELLLSN comes from the exons ATGACTCTAAGGACAGTGTTGTTATCATTGCAAGCACTGTTGGCAGCTGCAGAACCAGACGATCCACAAGATGCAGTAGTGGCAAATCAG TACAAACAAAACCCAGAAATGTTCAAACAGACAGCTCGACTTTGGGCACATGTGTATGCTGGAGCACCAGTTTCTAGTCCAGAATACACCAAAAAAATAGAAAACCTTTGTGCTATGGGCTTTGATAGG aatGCAGTAATAGTGGCCTTGTCTTCAAAATCATGGGATGTAGAGACTGCAACAGAATTACTTCTGAGTAACTGA
- the UBE2K gene encoding ubiquitin-conjugating enzyme E2 K isoform X3, which translates to MANIAVQRIKREFKEVLKSEETSKNQIKVDLVDENFTELRGEIAGPPDTPYEGGRYQLEIKIPETYPFNPPKVRFITKIWHPNISSVTGAICLDILKDQWAAAMTLRTVLLSLQALLAAAEPDDPQDAVVANQYKQNPEMFKQTARLWAHVYAGAPVSSPEYTKKIENLCAMGFDRNAVIVALSSKSWDVETATELLLSN; encoded by the exons acgAGCAAAAATCAAATTAAAGTAGATCTTGTAGATGAGAATTTTACAGAATTAAGAGGAGAAATAGCAGGACCTCCGGACACACCATATGAAG GAGGGAGATATCAACTAGAGATAAAAATTCCAGAAACATATCCCTTCAATCCTCCTAAG GTGCGGTTTATCACCAAAATATGGCATCCTAACATTAGCTCGGTCACTGGGGCCATTTGTTTGGATATCCTGAAAGATCAATG GGCAGCAGCAATGACTCTAAGGACAGTGTTGTTATCATTGCAAGCACTGTTGGCAGCTGCAGAACCAGACGATCCACAAGATGCAGTAGTGGCAAATCAG TACAAACAAAACCCAGAAATGTTCAAACAGACAGCTCGACTTTGGGCACATGTGTATGCTGGAGCACCAGTTTCTAGTCCAGAATACACCAAAAAAATAGAAAACCTTTGTGCTATGGGCTTTGATAGG aatGCAGTAATAGTGGCCTTGTCTTCAAAATCATGGGATGTAGAGACTGCAACAGAATTACTTCTGAGTAACTGA
- the UBE2K gene encoding ubiquitin-conjugating enzyme E2 K isoform X2 — MEGTSKNQIKVDLVDENFTELRGEIAGPPDTPYEGGRYQLEIKIPETYPFNPPKVRFITKIWHPNISSVTGAICLDILKDQWAAAMTLRTVLLSLQALLAAAEPDDPQDAVVANQYKQNPEMFKQTARLWAHVYAGAPVSSPEYTKKIENLCAMGFDRNAVIVALSSKSWDVETATELLLSN, encoded by the exons acgAGCAAAAATCAAATTAAAGTAGATCTTGTAGATGAGAATTTTACAGAATTAAGAGGAGAAATAGCAGGACCTCCGGACACACCATATGAAG GAGGGAGATATCAACTAGAGATAAAAATTCCAGAAACATATCCCTTCAATCCTCCTAAG GTGCGGTTTATCACCAAAATATGGCATCCTAACATTAGCTCGGTCACTGGGGCCATTTGTTTGGATATCCTGAAAGATCAATG GGCAGCAGCAATGACTCTAAGGACAGTGTTGTTATCATTGCAAGCACTGTTGGCAGCTGCAGAACCAGACGATCCACAAGATGCAGTAGTGGCAAATCAG TACAAACAAAACCCAGAAATGTTCAAACAGACAGCTCGACTTTGGGCACATGTGTATGCTGGAGCACCAGTTTCTAGTCCAGAATACACCAAAAAAATAGAAAACCTTTGTGCTATGGGCTTTGATAGG aatGCAGTAATAGTGGCCTTGTCTTCAAAATCATGGGATGTAGAGACTGCAACAGAATTACTTCTGAGTAACTGA